From Panicum hallii strain FIL2 chromosome 2, PHallii_v3.1, whole genome shotgun sequence, a single genomic window includes:
- the LOC112880836 gene encoding F-box/FBD/LRR-repeat protein At3g26920-like encodes MAPRPKKRSRASGPSAAPDGQLAAEIGGISAILPLPATDAPDPKPAGAGGDGSRWQEPPVQARGGGRGNAGVNSIGVGDLPDAVLQDIISLLPTKEAGRTPILSSRWRHLWRTAPLILDCLQLPADLPALSGAVSRILAAHRGPGRCFCVDTRLFHSSPATLDAWLQSQALDGLQELDMCGFRRQNELAALPPLPPSTFRFSRCLRVAALSECTISDGAARAFYFSQMKELELERVSISEASLHRAIAGCPILECLLLGHSVGSRRVRIKSATLRSIGVCSPLLDGVGASTGIVEIIIQDAPSLERLVFPEVHQGLRVSVIAGAAPKLETLGCIYDVDPSSRFVFGSMVIQDLRVVSSSRSVVSSIKVLAINFYRLSLDLVIDLLMCFPCLEKLYIQSYRSAGNNLWRRKHRNLIRSFDIRLKTIVFLRYRGIKSQVSFATFFLLNAKLLETMRFEGGPYMEDEDFIARQHELLQVEKRASIGAKIDFATDKCDHYLTHVKHVHDLSITDPFECTCPESLHVRPNH; translated from the exons ATGGCTCCCCGTCCCAAAAAGAGGAGCCGGGCGTCGGGGCCCTCAGCGGCACCGGACGGCCAGCTAGCGGCGGAGATAGGGGGCATCTCGGCGATCTTGCCGCTCCCGGCGACGGATGCGCCCGATCCCAAACCTGCTGGAGCCGGCGGGGACGGATCCCGCTGGCAAGAACCGCCGGTTCAAGCTcgcggaggagggagaggaaacGCCGGCGTGAACAGCATCGGCGTCGGCGATCTACCCGACGCCGTCCTCCAGGACATCATCTCGCTCCTCCCCACCAAGGAAGCCGGCCGCACCCCGATCCTGTCCTCCCGGTGGCGCCACCTGTGGCGCACCGCGCCGCTCATCCTCGACTGCCTCCAGCTCCCCGCGGACCTCCCCGCGCTCTCCGGCGCCGTCTCCCGCATCCTCGCCGCTCACCGGGGCCCAGGTCGGTGCTTCTGCGTCGACACGCGCCTGTTCCATTCCAGCCCGGCAACCCTAGATGCGTGGCTCCAGTCGCAGGCCCTCGACGGCCTCCAGGAGCTCGACATGTGCGGCTTCCGGCGCCAGAACGAGCTCGCggcgctgccgccgctgccgccgtccaCCTTCCGCTTCTCGCGCTGCCTCCGCGTCGCCGCGCTCAGCGAGTGCACCATCTCCGACGGCGCCGCCAGGGCATTCTATTTTTCCCAGATGAAGGAGCTCGAGCTCGAACGTGTGAGCATTTCGGAGGCTTCACTGCACCGCGCCATCGCCGGCTGCCCGATCCTGGAGTGCTTGCTGCTCGGCCACAGCGTTGGCTCGCGCCGTGTCCGCATCAAGTCGGCTACCCTCAGAAGCATTGGTGTGTGCTCTCCATTATTGGATGGTGTTGGCGCATCGACAGGCATAGTAGAGATCATCATCCAGGACGCCCCTTCTCTGGAAAGGCTTGTATTTCCTGAAGTTCACCAGGGCTTGCGAGTGTCGGTGATTGCAGGTGCAGCACCAAAATTGGAGACCTTGGGCTGCATCTACGATGTTGATCCCTCCTCCAGGTTTGTGTTTGGCTCCATGGTTATTCAG GATTTGCGTGTCGTTAGCTCATCAAGGTCGGTGGTATCTAGTATCAAGGTCTTGGCAATCAACTTTTATCGTCTAAGCTTGGATTTGGTTATCGACTTACTGATGTGCTTCCCATGCTTGGAGAAGTTGTATATCCAG TCATACCGGTCTGCCGGTAATAATCTATGGCGCCGCAAACACCGCAATCTTATTCGATCCTTTGACATCCGTCTCAAGACAATAGTGTTTCTGAGGTATCGAGGCATAAAATCACAAGTAAGCTTTGCAACATTCTTTCTATTGAATGCAAAACTGCTGGAGACGATGAGATTTGAGGGTGGACCCTACATGGAGGATGAAGACTTCATTGCACGCCAGCACGAGTTGCTTCAGGTGGAGAAAAGGGCTTCCATAGGTGCTAAGATTGATTTTGCGACTGATAAATGTGATCATTATCTTACGCACGTCAAGCATGTCCATGATCTGTCTATAACAGATCCCTTTGAATGTACATGCCCTGAAAGCCTCCATGTGCGTCCCAATCATTGA
- the LOC112879372 gene encoding putative F-box/LRR-repeat protein At5g02700 isoform X1, with protein MEPPGRSSKRRRSDSGELEAGESSPVAAEATEVPNPHPATPPSPSSPPSDEGGGGGGGVDYISGLPDAILGEIIALVSTRDAARVQTLASRWRHIWRAAPLNLDSRELLDADEALSGAVSRILADHPGPGLRFCIPSHIVRDRPAAVDAWLRSPALDSLQELDFWLGQSCWSRRELPASTFRFAATLRVATFSELDLLDAKVEALHFPQLTHLALQDVSMAKGSLHTMISSSSCPVLECLLLDNCYGCRRLRISSNSLRSIAVGVDMHIGKPRLKEVTIVNAPCLERFLHIKIDEPVNVSVIVAPKLETLGCLNDEIDSSRLVFGTTVLQGFLVVSLTTVVRSVKILALKSLYIKLDTVIGLMKCFPCLEKLYIKSCISGRAMNRWRRKHRDFIKCSDIHLKTIVLEQYRGIRSQVNFASFFLLNARELELMTLELESQDYSEEFVAEQHGMLQMEKRASRGARLHFTGKGCQRFLMHVKHIRDLSITDPFECRCYN; from the exons ATGGAGCCGCCGGGTCGCAGTTCTAAGCGGAGGAGGTCGGATTCGGGGGAGCTAGAGGCCGGCGAGTCCTCGCCAGTGGCGGCGGAAGCCACGGAGGTGCCGAATCCCCATCCTGCGACGCCGCCATCTCCCTCCTCTCCACCAAGCgatgaaggcggcggcggcggcggaggcgtcgACTACATCAGCGGCCTCCCCGACGCCATCCTCGGCGAAATCATCGCGCTCGTCTCCACCAGGGACGCCGCCCGCGTCCAGACCCTCGCCTCCCGGTGGCGCCACATCTGGCGCGCCGCCCCTCTCAACCTCgacagcagagagctcctcgacGCCGACGAGGCCCTCTCCGGGGCCGTCTCCCGCATCCTCGCCGACCACCCCGGCCCCGGCCTCCGCTTCTGCATCCCGTCGCACATCGTCCGCGACCGCCCCGCCGCTGTGGACGCCTGGCTGCGCTCCCCGGCGCTCGACAGCCTCCAGGAGCTTGACTTCTGGTTAGGCCAATCTTGCTGGTCGCGCCGAGAGCTGCCGGCATCTACTTTCCGCTTCGCGGCCACCCTCCGTGTGGCTACCTTCAGCGAGCTCGACCTCCTGGATGCCAAGGTTGAAGCGCTTCACTTCCCCCAGCTCACGCACCTCGCACTTCAGGATGTCAGCATGGCCAAGGGCTCCCTGCACACCATGATTTCCAGTTCCAGCTGCCCTGTCCTGGAATGCTTGCTGCTGGACAACTGCTATGGGTGCCGCCGTCTCCGGATAAGCTCAAATAGCCTCAGAAGCATCGCCGTTGGTGTTGATATGCATATTGGCAAGCCCCGTTTAAAGGAAGTCACCATTGTCAATGCCCCTTGCCTTGAAAGGTTCCTCCATATTAAAATAGACGAGCCGGTCAATGTGTCTGTAATTGTGGCGCCGAAACTGGAGACCTTAGGCTGTCTTAATGATGAGATCGATTCCTCCAGACTCGTGTTTGGCACCACGGTCCTTCAG GGGTTCCTTGTTGTAAGCTTGACTACGGTGGTGCGCAGTGTCAAGATTCTGGCTCTCAAATCGCTTTATATTAAACTTGATACGGTTATTGGCTTGATGAAATGCTTTCCATGTTTAGAGAAGTTGTACATAAAG TCTTGTATTTCAGGCAGAGCAATGAATCGGTGGCGTCGTAAACATAGGGATTTCATTAAATGCTCTGATATCCATCTCAAGACAATAGTGTTGGAGCAGTATCGAGGCATCAGATCACAAGTCAACTTTGCCTCATTCTTTCTACTGAATGCGAGGGAGTTAGAGTTAATGACACTTGAGCTTGAAAGCCAAGATTACAGTGAGGAGTTTGTTGCAGAACAACATGGGATGCTTCAGATGGAGAAAAGGGCTTCAAGAGGTGCTCGGTTACATTTTACAGGAAAAGGATGTCAGCGTTTTCTTATGCACGTCAAGCATATCCGTGATTTGTCTATAACCGATCCCTTTGAATGTAGATGTTATAATTAG
- the LOC112879372 gene encoding putative F-box/LRR-repeat protein At3g28410 isoform X2 gives MEPPGRSSKRRRSDSGELEAGESSPVAAEATEVPNPHPATPPSPSSPPSDEGGGGGGGVDYISGLPDAILGEIIALVSTRDAARVQTLASRWRHIWRAAPLNLDSRELLDADEALSGAVSRILADHPGPGLRFCIPSHIVRDRPAAVDAWLRSPALDSLQELDFWLGQSCWSRRELPASTFRFAATLRVATFSELDLLDAKVEALHFPQLTHLALQDVSMAKGSLHTMISSSSCPVLECLLLDNCYGCRRLRISSNSLRSIAVGVDMHIGKPRLKEVTIVNAPCLERFLHIKIDEPVNVSVIVAPKLETLGCLNDEIDSSRLVFGTTVLQGFLVVSLTTVVRSVKILALKSLYIKLDTVIGLMKCFPCLEKLYIKAEQ, from the exons ATGGAGCCGCCGGGTCGCAGTTCTAAGCGGAGGAGGTCGGATTCGGGGGAGCTAGAGGCCGGCGAGTCCTCGCCAGTGGCGGCGGAAGCCACGGAGGTGCCGAATCCCCATCCTGCGACGCCGCCATCTCCCTCCTCTCCACCAAGCgatgaaggcggcggcggcggcggaggcgtcgACTACATCAGCGGCCTCCCCGACGCCATCCTCGGCGAAATCATCGCGCTCGTCTCCACCAGGGACGCCGCCCGCGTCCAGACCCTCGCCTCCCGGTGGCGCCACATCTGGCGCGCCGCCCCTCTCAACCTCgacagcagagagctcctcgacGCCGACGAGGCCCTCTCCGGGGCCGTCTCCCGCATCCTCGCCGACCACCCCGGCCCCGGCCTCCGCTTCTGCATCCCGTCGCACATCGTCCGCGACCGCCCCGCCGCTGTGGACGCCTGGCTGCGCTCCCCGGCGCTCGACAGCCTCCAGGAGCTTGACTTCTGGTTAGGCCAATCTTGCTGGTCGCGCCGAGAGCTGCCGGCATCTACTTTCCGCTTCGCGGCCACCCTCCGTGTGGCTACCTTCAGCGAGCTCGACCTCCTGGATGCCAAGGTTGAAGCGCTTCACTTCCCCCAGCTCACGCACCTCGCACTTCAGGATGTCAGCATGGCCAAGGGCTCCCTGCACACCATGATTTCCAGTTCCAGCTGCCCTGTCCTGGAATGCTTGCTGCTGGACAACTGCTATGGGTGCCGCCGTCTCCGGATAAGCTCAAATAGCCTCAGAAGCATCGCCGTTGGTGTTGATATGCATATTGGCAAGCCCCGTTTAAAGGAAGTCACCATTGTCAATGCCCCTTGCCTTGAAAGGTTCCTCCATATTAAAATAGACGAGCCGGTCAATGTGTCTGTAATTGTGGCGCCGAAACTGGAGACCTTAGGCTGTCTTAATGATGAGATCGATTCCTCCAGACTCGTGTTTGGCACCACGGTCCTTCAG GGGTTCCTTGTTGTAAGCTTGACTACGGTGGTGCGCAGTGTCAAGATTCTGGCTCTCAAATCGCTTTATATTAAACTTGATACGGTTATTGGCTTGATGAAATGCTTTCCATGTTTAGAGAAGTTGTACATAAAG GCAGAGCAATGA
- the LOC112880838 gene encoding uncharacterized protein LOC112880838, with translation MAGLSSSSRSVLLLVVLAAAAVAALSAAPAPDESGSDPSVMAPVEHTPIGSFEGADGPVADDATEDKDAAPVGSPIGTTMTEPKPELAPPGPPDSGATAASALVAAIAAGVAAAGAVFVF, from the coding sequence ATGGCAGGGTTGTCGTCGTCGTCCCGCTCCGTCCtgctcctcgtcgtcctcgcggcggccgcggtggcCGCCTtgtccgccgcccccgccccggaTGAGTCCGGCTCCGACCCGAGCGTGATGGCGCCCGTCGAGCACACCCCGATTGGCTCCTTCGAGGGCGCCGACGGGCCCGTCGCCGACGACGCCACGGAGGACAAGGACGCCGCGCCCGTGGGGTCCCCCATCGGCACCACCATGACGGAGCCCAAGCCGGAGCTCGCGCCCCCTGGGCCTCCCGACAGCGGAGCCACCGCTGCTTCAGCGCTCGTGGCCGCAATTGCCGCCGGCgtggcggccgccggcgccgtctTTGTTTTCTGA
- the LOC112881939 gene encoding putative F-box/FBD/LRR-repeat protein At5g44950 yields MEPPRAKKSRRGAQRTRDPGHPAPVPASAAVEAPRFESTPAVLGGESRGQEAGADGGVDRISGLPDAILGEIVSLLSTKEAARTQTLATRWRHVWRAAPLVLDGIDLAAKDLPAGVEILRAADEALAGVVSLILAAHPGPARRFCIPPRHLHDRPAAVDAWLRSQALDNLEELDFCDYWQLRSFPPAPPPASAFRFSDTLRVATFSKCKLMDRSVEGLQFPHLKQLALEDVSISEGSLHAMISSCPALECLLLNHSFGFSCVRISSSSLRSIGLGASRCGNQIQLREFIIIDAPCLERLLFLRQSVAVNVSVIRAPKLETLGCLTVINLTTAVRNVKILAVAPWPINLDMAIDLLKCFPCLEKLYIKSFISGEMNRWHRKHRQFIKCFDIRLKTIVLELYRGIRSQVNFASFFLLNASKLELMTFAVENRADNDAFFAEQYRVLQMEKRASRSARLHFRTERCNRAVHVIHVRDLAVANPFECRCWH; encoded by the exons ATGGAGCCTCCCCGTGCCAAGAAGAGCAGGCGGGGAGCGCAGCGGACGCGAGATCCCGGGCACCCGGCGCCGGTTCCAGCTTCGGCTGCCGTGGAGGCGCCCCGTTTCGAATCGACACCGGCGGTTCTTGGCGGCGAATCCCGCGGccaagaagctggagcagacgGCGGCGTCGACCGCATCAGCGGCCTCCCCGATGCCATCCTCGGCGAGATAGTCTCACTCCTCTCCACCAAGGAGGCCGCGCGCACGCAGACGCTCGCCACCCGGTGGCGCCACGTCTGGCGCGCCGCCCCGCTCGTCCTCGACGGCATCGACCTCGCCGCCAAGGACCTCCCCGCGGGCGTGGAGATCCTCAGGGCCGCCGACGAGGCCCTCGCCGGCGTGGTCTCCCTCATCCTCGCCGCGCACCCGggccccgcccgccgcttctGCAtcccgccgcgccacctccacGACCGGCCCGCCGCCGTCGACGCGTGGCTTCGCTCCCAGGCGCTCGACAACCTCGAGGAGCTCGATTTCTGCGACTACTGGCAGCTTCGGTCTttccccccggcgccgccacccgcGTCTGCTTTCCGGTTCTCTGACACCCTCCGAGTGGCTACCTTCAGCAAGTGCAAGCTCATGGATAGGTCGGTTGAGGGGCTTCAGTTTCCCCACCTCAAGCAGCTCGCCCTTGAAGATGTCAGCATCTCGGAGGGCTCACTGCACGCTATGATTTCAAGCTGCCCTGCCCTGGAATGTTTGCTGCTTAACCACAGCTTTGGGTTCAGCTGCGTCCGGATAAGCTCCAGCAGCCTTAGAAGCATCGGCCTGGGTGCCAGTCGTTGCGGCAACCAGATCCAGTTACGTGAATTCATCATCATCGATGCCCCATGTCTTGAAAGATTGCTCTTTCTTCGACAATCCGTAGCAGTCAATGTGTCTGTAATCAGGGCACCAAAACTCGAGACCTTGGGCTGTCTTACTG TCATTAACTTGACGACGGCGGTGCGTAATGTGAAGATTCTAGCTGTGGCACCATGGCCTATAAATCTTGATATGGCTATTGACTTGTTGAAATGCTTTCCATGTCTGGAGAAGTTGTACATAAAG AGTTTTATTTCAGGTGAAATGAATCGGTGGCATCGCAAACACAGGCAATTCATCAAGTGCTTTGACATCCGCCTCAAGACAATAGTGCTAGAGTTGTATCGAGGCATCAGATCACAAGTCAACTTCGCGTCGTTCTTTCTACTGAATGCGAGCAAGTTGGAGTTGATGACATTCGCGGTTGAGAACAGAGCTGACAATGACGCATTTTTTGCAGAACAGTATAGGGTGCTTCAGATGGAGAAAAGGGCTTCGAGGAGTGCTCGGTTGCATTTTAGAACAGAAAGATGTAACCGTGCTGTACATGTCATCCATGTTCGTGATTTAGCTGTAGCCAATCCCTTCGAATGCAGATGTTGGCATTGA